A section of the Oncorhynchus nerka isolate Pitt River linkage group LG3, Oner_Uvic_2.0, whole genome shotgun sequence genome encodes:
- the arnt gene encoding aryl hydrocarbon receptor nuclear translocator isoform X1 encodes MLFNPDMDSSNPDIPDDSGEAQASSSAVVPKGSNKRRAAPDFDDDDDDDDGSKLFRCDDDGGGGDKERFARENHSEIERRRRNKMTAYITELSDMVPTCSALARKPDKLTILRMAVSHMKSLRGSGNTAADGTYKPSFLTDQELKHLILEAADGFLFVVSCESGRVVYVSDSLTPVLNQSQSDWLGSSLYDQLHPDDGDKLREQLSTAESNNTGRMLDLKTGTVKKEGQQSSVRMCMGARRSFICRMRCGSCPVEPMSMNRLNFLRSRNRNGLGPPKDGEPQYVVVHCTGYIKSWPPTGVNLTDEEADNIQGSRYCLVAIGRLQVTSCPSDTDINSISVPVEFISRHNCQGLFTFVDHRCMATVGYQPQELLGKNILELAHPEDQGLLRDSFQQVVKLKGQVLSVMFRFLSKTRDWLWIRTSSFTFQNPFSEEIEYIICTNANVNRTSTQDTLTPLSSSGVSLPPSLGESSPNFPPVSHSPGQVAARQLQQQQAELGGGGRDGLYEAGQVTLPQMPVQAVTAAGTDHSKTRDKAEMHPSMYPNPDLAKFLPSTSAPGAPTYPQDNNYTTANCSNNTYSRSVGMAQMVQPSHSAGQVLAQMVQPSHSAGQVLAQMSRQNGAPPSNSSPLQGGAAVSWPGPAAGARPPFNNQQVVPQAGKALSPQFAMGSFVGGSSSSFGAMPTTAAPTPTMGANYPNINPRASLNTNGYDGLGSGQQFPSRAAEAVWPQWQGQQQAQNRAEQHPHTQNNQPDIFPDVLAMLDQPANFNNDDFGIPIYPSFNE; translated from the exons ATGTTATTCAACCCGGACATGGACTCTTCTAACCCAG acatACCAGATGACTCCGGTGAGGCCCAGGCAAGCAGCAGTGCTGTTGTGCCAAAAGGGTCCAATAAGAGACGAGCTGC GCCAGActtcgatgatgatgatgatgatgatgatggaagcAAGCTCTTCAG GTGTGATGacgatggaggaggaggagacaaagAGCGATTTGCCAG GGAGAACCACAGTGAGATTGAGCGGCGGCGGAGGAACAAGATGACTGCTTACATCACAGAGCTGTCGGACATGGTTCCCACCTGCAGCGCGTTGGCACGGAAACCAGATAAGCTGACCATCCTGCGCATGGCCGTGTCCCACATGAAGTCTCTGAGAGGGAGCGGCAACACTGCAGCAGACGGGACATACAAACCATCCTTCCTCACCGACCag GAGCTGAAGCACCTGATCCTGGAAGCTGCTGATGGCTTCCTGTTTGTGGTGTCGTGTGAGAGTGGGCGGGTCGTCTACGTGTCAGACTCCCTGACCCCTGTTCTTAACCAATCACAGTCTGACTGGCTAGGCTCCTCACTCTACGACCAGCTCCACCCGGACGACGGAGACAAACTACGAGAGCAGCTCTCTACTGCAGAGAGTAACAATACAG ggaGGATGTTAGACCTGAAGACAGGAACAGTTAAGAAGGAGGGACAGCAGTCCTCCGTCAGGATGTGTATGGGAGCCAGACGATCCTTCATATGTaggatgag atgtGGTTCGTGTCCAGTGGAGCCCATGTCTATGAACAGATTGAATTTCCTACGGAGCAGGAACAG GAATGGTCTGGGCCCACCCAAGGATGGAGAGCCTCAGTATGTGGTGGTCCACTGCACTGGATACATCAAGTCCTGGCCCCCCACAG GGGTGAATCTAACAGATGAGGAAGCAGACAATATTCAGGGGAGTCGCTACTGTCTAGTCGCCATCGGTAGACTTCAG GTGACCTCTTGCCCGAGCGACACAGACATAAACAGCATCAGCGTTCCGGTGGAGTTCATCTCTCGTCACAACTGCCAGGGCCTCTTTACCTTCGTAGACCACCGCTGCATGGCCACAGTGGGCTACCAGCCTCAG gaACTGCTGGGTAAGAACATCTTGGAGCTGGCCCACCCTGAGGACCAGGGTCTGCTGAGAGACAGCTTCCAGCAGGTGGTCAAGCTGAAGGGTCAGGTGCTGTCCGTCATGTTCCGCTTCCTGTCCAAGACCAGAGACTGGCTCTGGATCAGGACCAGCTCCTTCACCTTCCAGAACCCCTTCTCTGAGGAGATAGAGTACATCATCTGTACCAACGCCAACGTCAA TAGAACCTCGACTCAGGACACCCTCACCCCCCTCTCGTCCTCAGGGGTGTCTTTGCCCCCCTCGCTGGGGGAGAGCAGTCCTAACTTCCCCCCTGTGTCCCACAGCCCAGGGCAGGTGGCTGCCAG ACAgttgcagcagcagcaagcagagttggggggaggagggagagatggtctGTACGAGGCAGGACAGGTTACACTTCCACAG ATGCCTGTCCAGGCCGTGACCGCAGCTGGAACTGACCACAGTAAGACCAGGGACAAGGCAGAGATGCACCCCTCCATGTACCCCAACCCAGACCTGGCCAAGTTCCTGCCCTCCACCTCTGCCCCCGGAGCACCCACCTACCCTCAGGACAACAACTACACCACTGCCAACTGCTCCAACAACACATACAGCAG GTCAGTAGGGATGGCTCAGATGGTGCAGCCATCCCACTCCGCAGGCCAGGTGCTGGCTCAGATGGTGCAGCCATCCCACTCCGCAGGCCAGGTGCTGGCTCAGATGTCCCGTCAGAACGGGGCACCCCCATCCAACAGCAGCCCCCTACAGGGAGGGGCAGCGGTGAGCTGGCCGGGGCCAGCAGCAGGGGCTAGACCCCCCTTCAACAACCAG CAGGTGGTGCCCCAGGCAGGGAAGGCCCTGTCTCCCCAGTTTGCCATGGGGAGTTTTGTTGGGGGCTCTTCCTCCTCATTTGGGGCGATGCCCACCACTGCCGCTCCGACCCCCACCATGGGGGCTAACTACCCAAATATCAACCCCCGCGCCAGCCTCAATACCAACGGATATG ATGGCTTGGGGTCGGGGCAGCAGTTCCCCTCCAGGGCAGCGGAGGCAGTGTGGCCCCAGTGGCAGGGCCAGCAGCaagctcagaacagggcagagcagCACCCCCACACACAGAACAACCAGCCTGACATCTTCCCT gATGTTCTCGCCATGCTGGACCAGCCGGCCAACTTCAACAACGATGACTTTGGGATTCCCATCTACCCCTCTTTCAACGAGTGA
- the arnt gene encoding aryl hydrocarbon receptor nuclear translocator isoform X3 yields the protein MLFNPDMDSSNPDIPDDSGEAQASSSAVVPKGSNKRRAAPDFDDDDDDDDGSKLFRCDDDGGGGDKERFARENHSEIERRRRNKMTAYITELSDMVPTCSALARKPDKLTILRMAVSHMKSLRGSGNTAADGTYKPSFLTDQELKHLILEAADGFLFVVSCESGRVVYVSDSLTPVLNQSQSDWLGSSLYDQLHPDDGDKLREQLSTAESNNTGRMLDLKTGTVKKEGQQSSVRMCMGARRSFICRMRCGSCPVEPMSMNRLNFLRSRNRNGLGPPKDGEPQYVVVHCTGYIKSWPPTGVNLTDEEADNIQGSRYCLVAIGRLQVTSCPSDTDINSISVPVEFISRHNCQGLFTFVDHRCMATVGYQPQELLGKNILELAHPEDQGLLRDSFQQVVKLKGQVLSVMFRFLSKTRDWLWIRTSSFTFQNPFSEEIEYIICTNANVNRTSTQDTLTPLSSSGVSLPPSLGESSPNFPPVSHSPGQVAARQLQQQQAELGGGGRDGLYEAGQVTLPQMPVQAVTAAGTDHSKTRDKAEMHPSMYPNPDLAKFLPSTSAPGAPTYPQDNNYTTANCSNNTYSRSVGMAQMVQPSHSAGQVLAQMVQPSHSAGQVLAQMSRQNGAPPSNSSPLQGGAAVSWPGPAAGARPPFNNQVVPQAGKALSPQFAMGSFVGGSSSSFGAMPTTAAPTPTMGANYPNINPRASLNTNGYDGLGSGQQFPSRAAEAVWPQWQGQQQAQNRAEQHPHTQNNQPDIFPDVLAMLDQPANFNNDDFGIPIYPSFNE from the exons ATGTTATTCAACCCGGACATGGACTCTTCTAACCCAG acatACCAGATGACTCCGGTGAGGCCCAGGCAAGCAGCAGTGCTGTTGTGCCAAAAGGGTCCAATAAGAGACGAGCTGC GCCAGActtcgatgatgatgatgatgatgatgatggaagcAAGCTCTTCAG GTGTGATGacgatggaggaggaggagacaaagAGCGATTTGCCAG GGAGAACCACAGTGAGATTGAGCGGCGGCGGAGGAACAAGATGACTGCTTACATCACAGAGCTGTCGGACATGGTTCCCACCTGCAGCGCGTTGGCACGGAAACCAGATAAGCTGACCATCCTGCGCATGGCCGTGTCCCACATGAAGTCTCTGAGAGGGAGCGGCAACACTGCAGCAGACGGGACATACAAACCATCCTTCCTCACCGACCag GAGCTGAAGCACCTGATCCTGGAAGCTGCTGATGGCTTCCTGTTTGTGGTGTCGTGTGAGAGTGGGCGGGTCGTCTACGTGTCAGACTCCCTGACCCCTGTTCTTAACCAATCACAGTCTGACTGGCTAGGCTCCTCACTCTACGACCAGCTCCACCCGGACGACGGAGACAAACTACGAGAGCAGCTCTCTACTGCAGAGAGTAACAATACAG ggaGGATGTTAGACCTGAAGACAGGAACAGTTAAGAAGGAGGGACAGCAGTCCTCCGTCAGGATGTGTATGGGAGCCAGACGATCCTTCATATGTaggatgag atgtGGTTCGTGTCCAGTGGAGCCCATGTCTATGAACAGATTGAATTTCCTACGGAGCAGGAACAG GAATGGTCTGGGCCCACCCAAGGATGGAGAGCCTCAGTATGTGGTGGTCCACTGCACTGGATACATCAAGTCCTGGCCCCCCACAG GGGTGAATCTAACAGATGAGGAAGCAGACAATATTCAGGGGAGTCGCTACTGTCTAGTCGCCATCGGTAGACTTCAG GTGACCTCTTGCCCGAGCGACACAGACATAAACAGCATCAGCGTTCCGGTGGAGTTCATCTCTCGTCACAACTGCCAGGGCCTCTTTACCTTCGTAGACCACCGCTGCATGGCCACAGTGGGCTACCAGCCTCAG gaACTGCTGGGTAAGAACATCTTGGAGCTGGCCCACCCTGAGGACCAGGGTCTGCTGAGAGACAGCTTCCAGCAGGTGGTCAAGCTGAAGGGTCAGGTGCTGTCCGTCATGTTCCGCTTCCTGTCCAAGACCAGAGACTGGCTCTGGATCAGGACCAGCTCCTTCACCTTCCAGAACCCCTTCTCTGAGGAGATAGAGTACATCATCTGTACCAACGCCAACGTCAA TAGAACCTCGACTCAGGACACCCTCACCCCCCTCTCGTCCTCAGGGGTGTCTTTGCCCCCCTCGCTGGGGGAGAGCAGTCCTAACTTCCCCCCTGTGTCCCACAGCCCAGGGCAGGTGGCTGCCAG ACAgttgcagcagcagcaagcagagttggggggaggagggagagatggtctGTACGAGGCAGGACAGGTTACACTTCCACAG ATGCCTGTCCAGGCCGTGACCGCAGCTGGAACTGACCACAGTAAGACCAGGGACAAGGCAGAGATGCACCCCTCCATGTACCCCAACCCAGACCTGGCCAAGTTCCTGCCCTCCACCTCTGCCCCCGGAGCACCCACCTACCCTCAGGACAACAACTACACCACTGCCAACTGCTCCAACAACACATACAGCAG GTCAGTAGGGATGGCTCAGATGGTGCAGCCATCCCACTCCGCAGGCCAGGTGCTGGCTCAGATGGTGCAGCCATCCCACTCCGCAGGCCAGGTGCTGGCTCAGATGTCCCGTCAGAACGGGGCACCCCCATCCAACAGCAGCCCCCTACAGGGAGGGGCAGCGGTGAGCTGGCCGGGGCCAGCAGCAGGGGCTAGACCCCCCTTCAACAACCAG GTGGTGCCCCAGGCAGGGAAGGCCCTGTCTCCCCAGTTTGCCATGGGGAGTTTTGTTGGGGGCTCTTCCTCCTCATTTGGGGCGATGCCCACCACTGCCGCTCCGACCCCCACCATGGGGGCTAACTACCCAAATATCAACCCCCGCGCCAGCCTCAATACCAACGGATATG ATGGCTTGGGGTCGGGGCAGCAGTTCCCCTCCAGGGCAGCGGAGGCAGTGTGGCCCCAGTGGCAGGGCCAGCAGCaagctcagaacagggcagagcagCACCCCCACACACAGAACAACCAGCCTGACATCTTCCCT gATGTTCTCGCCATGCTGGACCAGCCGGCCAACTTCAACAACGATGACTTTGGGATTCCCATCTACCCCTCTTTCAACGAGTGA
- the arnt gene encoding aryl hydrocarbon receptor nuclear translocator isoform X2, producing MLFNPDMDSSNPDIPDDSGEAQASSSAVVPKGSNKRRAAPDFDDDDDDDDGSKLFRCDDDGGGGDKERFARENHSEIERRRRNKMTAYITELSDMVPTCSALARKPDKLTILRMAVSHMKSLRGSGNTAADGTYKPSFLTDQELKHLILEAADGFLFVVSCESGRVVYVSDSLTPVLNQSQSDWLGSSLYDQLHPDDGDKLREQLSTAESNNTGRMLDLKTGTVKKEGQQSSVRMCMGARRSFICRMRCGSCPVEPMSMNRLNFLRSRNRNGLGPPKDGEPQYVVVHCTGYIKSWPPTGVNLTDEEADNIQGSRYCLVAIGRLQVTSCPSDTDINSISVPVEFISRHNCQGLFTFVDHRCMATVGYQPQELLGKNILELAHPEDQGLLRDSFQQVVKLKGQVLSVMFRFLSKTRDWLWIRTSSFTFQNPFSEEIEYIICTNANVKTSTQDTLTPLSSSGVSLPPSLGESSPNFPPVSHSPGQVAARQLQQQQAELGGGGRDGLYEAGQVTLPQMPVQAVTAAGTDHSKTRDKAEMHPSMYPNPDLAKFLPSTSAPGAPTYPQDNNYTTANCSNNTYSRSVGMAQMVQPSHSAGQVLAQMVQPSHSAGQVLAQMSRQNGAPPSNSSPLQGGAAVSWPGPAAGARPPFNNQQVVPQAGKALSPQFAMGSFVGGSSSSFGAMPTTAAPTPTMGANYPNINPRASLNTNGYDGLGSGQQFPSRAAEAVWPQWQGQQQAQNRAEQHPHTQNNQPDIFPDVLAMLDQPANFNNDDFGIPIYPSFNE from the exons ATGTTATTCAACCCGGACATGGACTCTTCTAACCCAG acatACCAGATGACTCCGGTGAGGCCCAGGCAAGCAGCAGTGCTGTTGTGCCAAAAGGGTCCAATAAGAGACGAGCTGC GCCAGActtcgatgatgatgatgatgatgatgatggaagcAAGCTCTTCAG GTGTGATGacgatggaggaggaggagacaaagAGCGATTTGCCAG GGAGAACCACAGTGAGATTGAGCGGCGGCGGAGGAACAAGATGACTGCTTACATCACAGAGCTGTCGGACATGGTTCCCACCTGCAGCGCGTTGGCACGGAAACCAGATAAGCTGACCATCCTGCGCATGGCCGTGTCCCACATGAAGTCTCTGAGAGGGAGCGGCAACACTGCAGCAGACGGGACATACAAACCATCCTTCCTCACCGACCag GAGCTGAAGCACCTGATCCTGGAAGCTGCTGATGGCTTCCTGTTTGTGGTGTCGTGTGAGAGTGGGCGGGTCGTCTACGTGTCAGACTCCCTGACCCCTGTTCTTAACCAATCACAGTCTGACTGGCTAGGCTCCTCACTCTACGACCAGCTCCACCCGGACGACGGAGACAAACTACGAGAGCAGCTCTCTACTGCAGAGAGTAACAATACAG ggaGGATGTTAGACCTGAAGACAGGAACAGTTAAGAAGGAGGGACAGCAGTCCTCCGTCAGGATGTGTATGGGAGCCAGACGATCCTTCATATGTaggatgag atgtGGTTCGTGTCCAGTGGAGCCCATGTCTATGAACAGATTGAATTTCCTACGGAGCAGGAACAG GAATGGTCTGGGCCCACCCAAGGATGGAGAGCCTCAGTATGTGGTGGTCCACTGCACTGGATACATCAAGTCCTGGCCCCCCACAG GGGTGAATCTAACAGATGAGGAAGCAGACAATATTCAGGGGAGTCGCTACTGTCTAGTCGCCATCGGTAGACTTCAG GTGACCTCTTGCCCGAGCGACACAGACATAAACAGCATCAGCGTTCCGGTGGAGTTCATCTCTCGTCACAACTGCCAGGGCCTCTTTACCTTCGTAGACCACCGCTGCATGGCCACAGTGGGCTACCAGCCTCAG gaACTGCTGGGTAAGAACATCTTGGAGCTGGCCCACCCTGAGGACCAGGGTCTGCTGAGAGACAGCTTCCAGCAGGTGGTCAAGCTGAAGGGTCAGGTGCTGTCCGTCATGTTCCGCTTCCTGTCCAAGACCAGAGACTGGCTCTGGATCAGGACCAGCTCCTTCACCTTCCAGAACCCCTTCTCTGAGGAGATAGAGTACATCATCTGTACCAACGCCAACGTCAA AACCTCGACTCAGGACACCCTCACCCCCCTCTCGTCCTCAGGGGTGTCTTTGCCCCCCTCGCTGGGGGAGAGCAGTCCTAACTTCCCCCCTGTGTCCCACAGCCCAGGGCAGGTGGCTGCCAG ACAgttgcagcagcagcaagcagagttggggggaggagggagagatggtctGTACGAGGCAGGACAGGTTACACTTCCACAG ATGCCTGTCCAGGCCGTGACCGCAGCTGGAACTGACCACAGTAAGACCAGGGACAAGGCAGAGATGCACCCCTCCATGTACCCCAACCCAGACCTGGCCAAGTTCCTGCCCTCCACCTCTGCCCCCGGAGCACCCACCTACCCTCAGGACAACAACTACACCACTGCCAACTGCTCCAACAACACATACAGCAG GTCAGTAGGGATGGCTCAGATGGTGCAGCCATCCCACTCCGCAGGCCAGGTGCTGGCTCAGATGGTGCAGCCATCCCACTCCGCAGGCCAGGTGCTGGCTCAGATGTCCCGTCAGAACGGGGCACCCCCATCCAACAGCAGCCCCCTACAGGGAGGGGCAGCGGTGAGCTGGCCGGGGCCAGCAGCAGGGGCTAGACCCCCCTTCAACAACCAG CAGGTGGTGCCCCAGGCAGGGAAGGCCCTGTCTCCCCAGTTTGCCATGGGGAGTTTTGTTGGGGGCTCTTCCTCCTCATTTGGGGCGATGCCCACCACTGCCGCTCCGACCCCCACCATGGGGGCTAACTACCCAAATATCAACCCCCGCGCCAGCCTCAATACCAACGGATATG ATGGCTTGGGGTCGGGGCAGCAGTTCCCCTCCAGGGCAGCGGAGGCAGTGTGGCCCCAGTGGCAGGGCCAGCAGCaagctcagaacagggcagagcagCACCCCCACACACAGAACAACCAGCCTGACATCTTCCCT gATGTTCTCGCCATGCTGGACCAGCCGGCCAACTTCAACAACGATGACTTTGGGATTCCCATCTACCCCTCTTTCAACGAGTGA
- the arnt gene encoding aryl hydrocarbon receptor nuclear translocator isoform X6: protein MLFNPDMDSSNPDIPDDSGEAQASSSAVVPKGSNKRRAAPDFDDDDDDDDGSKLFRCDDDGGGGDKERFARENHSEIERRRRNKMTAYITELSDMVPTCSALARKPDKLTILRMAVSHMKSLRGSGNTAADGTYKPSFLTDQELKHLILEAADGFLFVVSCESGRVVYVSDSLTPVLNQSQSDWLGSSLYDQLHPDDGDKLREQLSTAESNNTGRMLDLKTGTVKKEGQQSSVRMCMGARRSFICRMRCGSCPVEPMSMNRLNFLRSRNRNGLGPPKDGEPQYVVVHCTGYIKSWPPTGVNLTDEEADNIQGSRYCLVAIGRLQVTSCPSDTDINSISVPVEFISRHNCQGLFTFVDHRCMATVGYQPQELLGKNILELAHPEDQGLLRDSFQQVVKLKGQVLSVMFRFLSKTRDWLWIRTSSFTFQNPFSEEIEYIICTNANVKQLQQQQAELGGGGRDGLYEAGQVTLPQMPVQAVTAAGTDHSKTRDKAEMHPSMYPNPDLAKFLPSTSAPGAPTYPQDNNYTTANCSNNTYSRSVGMAQMVQPSHSAGQVLAQMVQPSHSAGQVLAQMSRQNGAPPSNSSPLQGGAAVSWPGPAAGARPPFNNQVVPQAGKALSPQFAMGSFVGGSSSSFGAMPTTAAPTPTMGANYPNINPRASLNTNGYDGLGSGQQFPSRAAEAVWPQWQGQQQAQNRAEQHPHTQNNQPDIFPDVLAMLDQPANFNNDDFGIPIYPSFNE from the exons ATGTTATTCAACCCGGACATGGACTCTTCTAACCCAG acatACCAGATGACTCCGGTGAGGCCCAGGCAAGCAGCAGTGCTGTTGTGCCAAAAGGGTCCAATAAGAGACGAGCTGC GCCAGActtcgatgatgatgatgatgatgatgatggaagcAAGCTCTTCAG GTGTGATGacgatggaggaggaggagacaaagAGCGATTTGCCAG GGAGAACCACAGTGAGATTGAGCGGCGGCGGAGGAACAAGATGACTGCTTACATCACAGAGCTGTCGGACATGGTTCCCACCTGCAGCGCGTTGGCACGGAAACCAGATAAGCTGACCATCCTGCGCATGGCCGTGTCCCACATGAAGTCTCTGAGAGGGAGCGGCAACACTGCAGCAGACGGGACATACAAACCATCCTTCCTCACCGACCag GAGCTGAAGCACCTGATCCTGGAAGCTGCTGATGGCTTCCTGTTTGTGGTGTCGTGTGAGAGTGGGCGGGTCGTCTACGTGTCAGACTCCCTGACCCCTGTTCTTAACCAATCACAGTCTGACTGGCTAGGCTCCTCACTCTACGACCAGCTCCACCCGGACGACGGAGACAAACTACGAGAGCAGCTCTCTACTGCAGAGAGTAACAATACAG ggaGGATGTTAGACCTGAAGACAGGAACAGTTAAGAAGGAGGGACAGCAGTCCTCCGTCAGGATGTGTATGGGAGCCAGACGATCCTTCATATGTaggatgag atgtGGTTCGTGTCCAGTGGAGCCCATGTCTATGAACAGATTGAATTTCCTACGGAGCAGGAACAG GAATGGTCTGGGCCCACCCAAGGATGGAGAGCCTCAGTATGTGGTGGTCCACTGCACTGGATACATCAAGTCCTGGCCCCCCACAG GGGTGAATCTAACAGATGAGGAAGCAGACAATATTCAGGGGAGTCGCTACTGTCTAGTCGCCATCGGTAGACTTCAG GTGACCTCTTGCCCGAGCGACACAGACATAAACAGCATCAGCGTTCCGGTGGAGTTCATCTCTCGTCACAACTGCCAGGGCCTCTTTACCTTCGTAGACCACCGCTGCATGGCCACAGTGGGCTACCAGCCTCAG gaACTGCTGGGTAAGAACATCTTGGAGCTGGCCCACCCTGAGGACCAGGGTCTGCTGAGAGACAGCTTCCAGCAGGTGGTCAAGCTGAAGGGTCAGGTGCTGTCCGTCATGTTCCGCTTCCTGTCCAAGACCAGAGACTGGCTCTGGATCAGGACCAGCTCCTTCACCTTCCAGAACCCCTTCTCTGAGGAGATAGAGTACATCATCTGTACCAACGCCAACGTCAA ACAgttgcagcagcagcaagcagagttggggggaggagggagagatggtctGTACGAGGCAGGACAGGTTACACTTCCACAG ATGCCTGTCCAGGCCGTGACCGCAGCTGGAACTGACCACAGTAAGACCAGGGACAAGGCAGAGATGCACCCCTCCATGTACCCCAACCCAGACCTGGCCAAGTTCCTGCCCTCCACCTCTGCCCCCGGAGCACCCACCTACCCTCAGGACAACAACTACACCACTGCCAACTGCTCCAACAACACATACAGCAG GTCAGTAGGGATGGCTCAGATGGTGCAGCCATCCCACTCCGCAGGCCAGGTGCTGGCTCAGATGGTGCAGCCATCCCACTCCGCAGGCCAGGTGCTGGCTCAGATGTCCCGTCAGAACGGGGCACCCCCATCCAACAGCAGCCCCCTACAGGGAGGGGCAGCGGTGAGCTGGCCGGGGCCAGCAGCAGGGGCTAGACCCCCCTTCAACAACCAG GTGGTGCCCCAGGCAGGGAAGGCCCTGTCTCCCCAGTTTGCCATGGGGAGTTTTGTTGGGGGCTCTTCCTCCTCATTTGGGGCGATGCCCACCACTGCCGCTCCGACCCCCACCATGGGGGCTAACTACCCAAATATCAACCCCCGCGCCAGCCTCAATACCAACGGATATG ATGGCTTGGGGTCGGGGCAGCAGTTCCCCTCCAGGGCAGCGGAGGCAGTGTGGCCCCAGTGGCAGGGCCAGCAGCaagctcagaacagggcagagcagCACCCCCACACACAGAACAACCAGCCTGACATCTTCCCT gATGTTCTCGCCATGCTGGACCAGCCGGCCAACTTCAACAACGATGACTTTGGGATTCCCATCTACCCCTCTTTCAACGAGTGA